Below is a genomic region from Penaeus chinensis breed Huanghai No. 1 chromosome 42, ASM1920278v2, whole genome shotgun sequence.
tttactcctttgtggctaagcactagcagagccatcaatgtacagagacatttcacaaaaatataaaaaatgaccatagcattttccccattttttattcattttccctggtgaCAACGGGTTAATGTGAATATATCGATGCTCATGTTATATACCCAAAACATTAAATAACTGTATTGTTGGATAATGGTCTGAGACCCTGTTTGGATGTGCAAAGATAGTGGAGGCTTGCAGACAGTTGCTTGTTTTGTGACAACTTTTAAGGCTACATTAAAAAGAGGAAGGGCAAAGATAGGATTCCTGCCATGAGAGTTATTTTTAATTCAATGccaccaggaaaatgctgtgctcattttagatttttttgtgaaatgtctctgcacatggttgctctgcaagtgcttagctgctaagagtcaattagcagaccttacgaccttacctgatttcacctttcctagaattgttggatattttttttttttttaagaatgctaAGAATATCGgtgatgtttgtttttattatagacattataattactataatgatattgacattagTCACAGCGTTATAAGATAacacaaaataattttaaaaactaaggaaaagggtaaacaggcaagacaggcagtgctcgtaataggctcattggtgacttagtacaagtgtagccatctgtgtgcaaaaacatttattaaagtaaactcactgtgggcatggcatgtacgtacatcccATGCCCGTTGGATTTGGGTTAAGGGGATGAGGTATTTTATGGTAATTTTTGTGTTGAGTGATTTTATATTATGAtttctgataaaaataatgcacaGAATAGCTtagtatggatgcactaagctagggcaaactgaagatgatattcttgtagaggataAAAAATCAGTACAGGAAATAATCGGCAGACACCAATGGTAACTCAGAAGATAAGCTTGCTGCTCACAGCCAGTATCACAGCACTTCCAAATATCAGGTGAAGACCATGATTCCTGGGGGCTGTTAGGGGACAGAGCTCCCTCATCAACCCTCCCCTTAGGCAGTACCCAAAGGGCATGCCCAATCATGGCaatttagattgttgaataaagttTGTGACGTGGAGATGGGCATTTAGGCTCTGGCgagtgcatccatactgtaaagaattaccaaatTAACGGTAGTAACCAGAACACATTCTATTATAGCGATCAAGTTGCAGGAGATTCAATAGAAAGACTATCTTTTCAGTGTACAGCAGTAAGGGTTTTCAGGACAATAGGAATTGTATGATTTCAGTAGATTGTTGGAGTCTGAGACACTTTTAATTAATGATGATTTCATCGAAAATAAAGCTGTTTTATGATACAGGAATACAAATATATGACACAGTTTTCAGTACAACATTCCTCAACCTCCACCTTTTAACCcccacccttttctcccccagACGAGGAATTGGGGCCGGCTTCGGCTTGGCTTCCCACCAGCTTGCTCCAGCATGGGGTGCAGCAACAACACAAGTAAGGCTGATGAGTGCCCTCAGTCCAGAGTTTGAGTCGGCGAAGGCGAGGCTTGGGACTCTGTCGGAAGACCCAGGtaagaattatttttgtttttatatttttaaagatctaattgaataattattattattatctattatgattattttttgtgccacaccaacaccaacaagcATACCCCATTAAGCCAGTAATCCCACTCTTTCCTACCAGGCAATGAGGCCAAGCTGAAGATCTACGCCCTGTTCAAGCAGGCCACTGTGGGGGCCGTGAATTCCAAGCGGCCGGGCATGATGGACTTTGTGGGCAGGGCCAAGTGGGACGCCTGGAATAGCCTCGGCAACATGAGCCAGGAGGAGGCACAGAAGAACTACATTGCCTTCGTGAATTCTCTGGCTGGGGCCGAGGTGCGTCTCGTGTAGTTGATAGTGAGGGTTATGAGGAAGCAAGAaactgatggaaatgatgatgagaataatgatggtaatagtgatgatagtgaggaggatgttaagatggtgatagtgattaggaggatgatagtagcagtaggttatgatgataatgatctcggaaattgtgatagtgataagaatggttttgatgatgaccataatatataatgatgattataatgataatgatgatgataatagtaaaaatgatagttatgataataccagtaatgttagtagtaagtgatagtaataacagtaataaaaattgctagtagtaatagtagtaaaaaaggATATTCGTTATCTTAGTATATTGATATTaaaagtgatgatattaatagtaatgatgatgataatgaaaataacgatatcaatgataatgtggtagtggtagtgataatgataatgatggtggtggtgatgaccacaacgataataaaagattataataacaacaataatctctTTCAGGAAGAGCAAGCCAAAGCACAAGAAGAATCGGGTCAGAAATACAAGAACTTGCTGGTAACTTGCGAGAATGGGTTGCGGACCATCACCCTAAACCGACCGTCCAAGATGAATGCTATCACTGTGGAGGTGAGAGTTCGGTCAGTGACTGGGTTGATAACTGAATGTGTTTGGTTTTGTGAAGTGGGAAGGTGACTGATTGCTGATTTCAAGCTGAGTTTTCTTCTTTATGAGTGTGAGTGACTGGTTGTGCTTGCGTGTGAGGACATTTATTGATGGGAGGATGGAtgtaattatttcatatataatgaAGGTTCATATAGAAAGTGCgttcatatttatttgttatgaGAAAGTATAGAATAGTTGAGCAAATTATTTACACTGCCAGTCTAGCAAAGACTTCAGAACACTCCCTTTTCATCATAGATGTATGAGGAATGGATTGCTGCCCTCAAAGAAGCTGCAGACGACCCAGCCACAGTCATCACAGTGACGACAGGAGCGGGCAACTACTACTGCTCGGGCAATGACCTCTCCAACTTCGCCAACATTTCTCCAGAGAACATGCACGAACACTCGAAAAATGCTGGAGTTTTGCTCAATAGGTAAAGTCCCAAGTACTGgtgattatttctctctc
It encodes:
- the LOC125047806 gene encoding enoyl-CoA delta isomerase 2-like is translated as MASLRCMTGLASVYKRGIGAGFGLASHQLAPAWGAATTQVRLMSALSPEFESAKARLGTLSEDPGNEAKLKIYALFKQATVGAVNSKRPGMMDFVGRAKWDAWNSLGNMSQEEAQKNYIAFVNSLAGAEEEQAKAQEESGQKYKNLLVTCENGLRTITLNRPSKMNAITVEMYEEWIAALKEAADDPATVITVTTGAGNYYCSGNDLSNFANISPENMHEHSKNAGVLLNRFVSAFIDFPKPLIAVINGHAIGVSVTVLGLYDAVYATDKATFNTPFSNLGQSPEGCSSFTFPKIMGPGKANELLLFNKKITAHQACDLGLVTEVFPDASLQQEIWPRLQAYAKLPVKSLVYSKALTRDIEKDVLHKVNDMECDRLVERWTSDDCIKAIMNFFSRKK